The region taagaaagccttcctcagcgatcagtgcaaagaaatagaggaaaacaatagaagctaaagactagagatttcttcaagaaaattaaagaaaccaagggaacatttcatgcaaagatgggcaccaaaaaggacagaaatggtatggacttaacagaagcagaaaatgttaagaagaggtggcaagaatacacagaaggactgtacaaaatgatcttcatgacccagataaccacgatgtgatcactcacctggagccagacatcctggaatgcaaagtcaagtgggccttagggagcaacactatgaacaaagctagtagaggtgatggaattacaatTGAGTtatttcgaatcctaaaagatgatgctgtgaaagtgctgcactcaatttgccagtaaatttggaaaactcagcagtgaccacaggactggaaaaggtcagttttcatcccagtcccaaaataaggcaataccaaagaatgttcaaactaccgcacaattccactcatctcatgcactagtaaagtaatgctcaaaattctccaagccaggcttcaacagtacatgaactgtgaacttccagatgttcaagctggatttagaaaaggcagagaaaccagagatcaaattgccaacttccgctggatcatcaaaaaagcaaaagaataccagaaaaatatctacttctgctttattgattacaccaaagcctttgactgtgtaaatgacaacaaactgtggaaaattcttaaagaaatgggaacagctgaacaccttacctgccttctgagaaatctgtatgcagctcaagaagcaacaattagaactggacatgggacaaaagactggttccaaattgggaaaggattatgtcaagccTGTgttttgtcatcctgcttatttaacttgtatgcagagtacatcatgtgaaaggccagactggatgaggcacaagcttgaatcaagattgttgggagaaatgtcaataacctcagatatgcagatgacaccacccttatggcagaaagtgaagaactaaagagcctcttgatgaaagtgaaagaggagaaaaacccagtgaaaaagctgggttaaaactcaacattcaaaaaactaagattatggatggcatctggttccatcacctcgtggcaaatagatggggaaacagtggaaacagtgagagactttattttgggggctccaaaatcactgcagatggtgactgcagccatgaaattaaaagatgcttgccctttggaagaaaagcaatgacaaacctagacagcatattaaaaagtagagacattactttgtcaacaaaggtttatctagtcaaagctatggtttatccagtagtcatgtatgaatatgagagttggactatgaagaaagctgtgcactgaagaattgatgtttttgaactgtggttttggagaagactcttgaaagtcccttggactgcaaggagatcaaaccagtcactccagaggaaatcagccctgaatattcattggaaggactgatattgaagctgaatccccaatactttggccacctaatgtgaagtactgactcactagaaaagaccctgatactgggcaagattgaaggcaggaggagaaggggatgacagaggataagatggttgaatggcatcactgactcgatggaaacaagtttgagcaagctccgggatttcacgagggacagggaagcctggcatgctgcagtccgtggggtcgcaaagagtcagaaagactGGATGACTGAGCTGAGTATAAGACTGTCAGTAGTGACACAGACTATAAAGAAATGCTGTAAACATCTTGTTCTCAGggtccttgaaagaaaaattattgtgTTTGCAAAAGGTCTTTTCTTCGGGTGAGTTATAACTACTGATCTTCACCATTTTTGAAATTGAATCTGAGAATGATTTacaatatttaatattaacacatttaagaGAACAGTAATAAACCCGTTACATTCTAATATAGCAACACTTTTAGGAAAGCAGCTGCATTTTCAAAAACCAAGTAGTGAGAATAGTGGTCTGGTTTCAGATTTTCTCAAATATGTTCCATTTCTGGCCTACTGCAAGACAACTAGATTCTGGTGTTGGATGCTTAACTTCATCTGTGGCAATAAAGCATATGACAAAAATACATCCTGACACAAGCTGGGAAAATAAGGACCTGAAAATAAGGCCCTTGAGAAATGGCCCCTGGACCCCATGGGTCCTCAtgtgacatttttaaaagctcttatACAAAATATCCAGGATTTAACCAAAGACATGCAATACCTCCTGAGACAAATATTTTAGCCTATAGCAAACATGTAGAGGATGACTGGAATACATGTAAAATCATACACACTTGTGAATGGGATGACCTAATATGGTAATAATATCTCTTCTTCCCTAAATTATCCTGTCTGCACAATTGCATTAACTACTCCATGAATGGattataaatttaataattatactaaccttcttctaaaaataaagtcagagtgAATCTATACATCTTATAAATTGAAGCAaacaggagaaatattgtatgtcTTCCCAGATGTTGTGACACATTATAGAGTCACTGTCATTTTTAACAATGTGAACcaagaacagaaaaagacactGGTAAATTGAATGGATATCTCAGAAAATACCCATCACTATAAAAAATCTAATATATGATAAATGTGACAGCACATATAAAGGAAAAGATGCATTGTTTACTCATTTCTGGTGGGAAGACAGGTTCTTTTAGGAAGCAAACTTCATCTGAATTTCTCTTCAAGACCACATACAAGGTGGAATCCAGATGGATTCaagacatatatatgaaatataaaccATAAAGTTAATGGGGGGAAGTGTATGAGAATTACTTTGTTGATCAAGCTGTGAGTGGAGAAGGACTTCCTAAACAAAACATATACAGCACAAACCTAAAGGTGACAGGAAAACATCagtgttttgaattttgtttcCACAAAAGATACCCTGAATAAAGTTAACAGGCAGATGGAAAATTGGTACAAGATCATCTGCATTGTCTAAAACAGGTAACACTCTcaagaagaataaagaagaagtaggtACCTCGATATAGGTATGAGCAAAGGATACAAAGGAGAAATCACAAGAGCTACtcaggcaaatgaaaagatgctcaaaaaagGACTGCGGGGAATGAATGAAAGCAATGGAATTTCACTGTGTGCATATTCACACGTACATATTCAATTTCCCAAATTGGAAAATGCCGTGGTGATTGGGCAATGGGGAGAGGGGaatcctcctgcattgctggttgGAATGTAGAATGGTGAAAATTAAGAATCAACATGCTCTGTACACCAGCAAATTCATACCATATCACaataaatttgttaaaattgATAGAAGTTATAACACAAAGAGAGACTTCTAAGGTAAACTACGAACTTCAGTTAATAATAACTGATCCATAATGGTTCACCAGTTGGAACAGCAGTGCCAGACTGTTACATTTGCTCAGTATGTAACAGCATCCCAGGCATTAAGACACCAGATGTCTGTAGCATCCCTCTCTCCCAAGATCATGACAACCAAGCTATCTCTGAACATGTCCAATGTCGACTGTAGGACAGAACCACCTCAGGTTAAGAACTGCTGACTTAGGAGCAGCAAAGCAAGCCTAGGCTGGTTGAGAACCAATGGTTCAGAATGACTAGACACAGAAGAGCCCCAGCAGCCTCTTGGGAATGAAATCCTCTCTTTTGGACCTTCTCCCCAGCCCTGACTCCATCCCCAGGCTGACCAGAGCTACCCACAGCTGTCTGATTCTGCTTTCCTACCCTCTGCCTTCTGATGGCCCACAGCCTGGCCTGCCTCTTCCATGAAGCAGCCAGCAGGGGAAGGCAGAAGATGCTCTCCTGCCTGATGCTCTCAGTGGTGCCCACGCAGGGCTGGAGTCGCACCTCGGGCTCCTGGAAGTGATCCTGTGTGCTTTATCCCTGCTGTGGGTTTCCAGCAGGCTGCTCCCCAGGAAGCCAACCTAGAAGCTTTGTCCTCAGGGTCTGGGGAAATGGAGAGGGACTTCAAGGGGCCTTTGGGAGCTTGTAGCATCTACTCCTTCCTCTCATTATCCACATACACAAAGGTCATGAGTCTCTCCTCTACCCAGAGGGACATGAGCCCCTGCTGAGGACTGAGGAGCTCCCAATCTCTGGGGGAGACAGGGCTGGAAACAGATGTCCTCAATCCACTGGGGTAAAGGTAGGGTCAGGAGGAAGGCAGAGGTTGGAGGAGCCAAGAGTGAGATTGTAGGACTGTGTCCTCAGAAGAGAACAGCTGGATGGCTTTTCAGAATAGGAGTCAATAGGACCCAGTCATGGCTGGGTCTTGAAGAGTCATTTTCCTTGTGTAACGTATGTTTTCTGGCCATATTGGCCAAAAGTTGCCTCTTCTCCCAATCAAATTCTACCCTATTCCCATAGTCCTGTTAGTTCAAACCAGAGAGTGGGATGTTCATATAGGTCTCCCAATGATGTCATAAAACATAactatatggcagaaagtgaagaagaactaaagaatctcttgatgaaagtgaaagaggagagtgaaaaagttggcttaaaactcaacattcagaaaactaagatcatggcatccagtcccatcacgtcatggcaaatagatggagaaacaatggaaacagtgagagactttatttccttgggctccaaaatcactgccaatggtgactgcagccatgaaattaaaagacacttgctccttggaaggaaagctatgatcaacctagacagcaaattaaaaagcagagacattactttacaacaaaggtctgtctagtcaaagctatggtttttccagtaggcatgtatggatatgagagttggactataaagacaagCTGAgggccagagaattgatgcttttgaactgtggtttggagaagactcttgagtgtctcttggacagcaaggagatccaaccagtctatcctaaaggaaatcagtcctgaatatccattggaaggactgatgctgaagttgaaactccaatattttggtcacttgatgtgaaggactgactcactagaaaagaccctgatgatgggcaagattgaaggcaggaggagaaggggacaacagaggataagatggttggatggcatcactgactcgatagacatgagtttgagtaagctctgggggttggtgatggacagggaagcctggggtgctgcagtccatggggtcgcaaagaatcagacacaactgagggactaaagtGACTGACTGACAGATTAGGTCTTTTGGCGTTGTCTTTGGTTCCTGACCCTCTGATTAGAGTGTCTTTTGTATGCCAATGACATGATTGGTGGCTGTGGGTTTATCCTTTTATAAAAGGTTTATCTTTTATAAAAGATCTTCTCCCTCAACCCAAATATCTGGCCTCATCTTTGAGTTAACAATTGACATCCCACATCAGGTTCCCTTTCTTGGTCCTCAGTGCTATATATTCCCAAACACCAGTGTGGGACTCAGATAGACATAAAATGCCTCGTGATTCCCTCCATTCACATTTATGTGACTTCCACCAACATTTCCCACCTGCACAATGAAGGTACCCATCTTTGGCCTCTGACCTCTCTTAGTGTAATCTTGAGACAGCATTTTGCCTTTTAACACACTTCTCAAAGAGGTGCAAGTGTAATATAGTAGCAAAAATTGATGTTTTACTGAAAATTATGTGTGGGaaaggaagattctctggagaagaaaatggtaacccactccagaattcttgtccagagaatcccatggacagaggatagaggagcctggcaggctacaatccatgaagtcacaagagtcagacatttagcaactgaaccaccacatGTGTGGGAAAAATAGAGATTTCCATAAGATGTTGGATAATAGCACCCTTTAATATGTTCATGTTCTTACCTAAGCACCCATcgctcttccttttctctcccctccaattctttctctgcctctcccttcctccctccagcctctttcctttcttccctttcttcataTGGAGATTGCTCTACTAGCAACCTCCTCTTCTCTCGTCTTGCCCAGGTTTTGCCCTGTATATGCTTTAATCCATTGAGTGATCAGATCTAATGAGCTCAAATACTACTTGCCTGctttgtctccctccctctctgactCTCCCTTACTCTCACAGTTGCTCTCTCTAGTTTGAATTCCTCCatagttcattcagttcagctcaacaGAAAGACTTCCTTTTCTATCTATAACTCCAAAACCAAGTGAGAAACTGTGAACAGTAAGCCATTTTCTCTGACAATTACTTTATTTTCCATTGTACATTTGTAATAATCAGCATATGTCAATAATAATAAAGCACTAGGCACAGTACTTTATGCATAAAAAGACTCAATTCTGAcagcatttattacttatttattatttattatctttagcttattttgtttattcttatcTTTGAGCACAGAGGAATAAAATCTTCTCCTTGCTGCCTATTCAAGAAGAAGCACATATGTCAGAGTCCTCACTCATTCTTCTGGTGGCCCCCACCTGCCTATAGAAAGGCATAGATAATGGGATGAAGTTCCTCtcactgaaaataatttaaagatcaTGATGATAGAACTTATGGAAGAGAGGGaaatattggagaaaaacaaacagtatGCATGAAACTGCATTGGAGTGTGGATAATCGGCAGACCTGAATCTTTGCAAGTTTTATGGAGACAGACATCATTAAGCCCAAAGCTTCTGTCACCTTCCATACCACCTAACTGGTCATCAGGAACTTAAGGGACAGAAAGTTCTGCGGGAGCTTCTCTGTATGGCGTTCTTCAGCTCCTTATTCCTAAGGCTGAAAATGATGGGGCTAAGAAAGGGGGTGAAGACCGTATAGGTGGTGGCCATGAGTGTATTACTGTCCATAGAATGGGGGCCCTTGGGCTTGAGGTAGATGATGGAAGCAAAACCGTAGTGCACGACCACTATGGTGAGGTGGGAGACACAGGTGGAGAAGGTCTTGTGACGGCCCTCAGTGGAGGGGATCCTCAAGATGGCAGCCACGATGAAGATATAGGAGAGGAAGATGAGGAATAAGCACCCCATCAGGGCCGTGACACAAAGCAGGATCACAGCCATGGAGACAGTGGCTGTCTCCTTCCCACAGGCCAACTTCAAAAGGGAAAACACATGGCAGAGAAAATGGTGAATCACATTAGACCCACAAAAGGTGAGTTGAAAAACTATCAGTGTCAGCATCATCCCCATGACTGAGCCACCGGCCCAGCAGCAGGACACAAGGCGGGCACAGTCATGGGGGCTCATAAGCATGTTGTAGCgcagggggtggcagatggccacatagcggtcatagccCATGATCATGAGCAGGAAGGAGTGGGTGAAGCCAAACGTAAAGGAGAAGAACATCTGGCTGGCACAGGCCACAAAGGTGATGGAGCGGTGGGTGGAGAGCATGTCCACCAGCATGCGAGGGGTGACCGCAACAGTGAACAGGATCTCAGAGATGGAGAGGGCACAGAGGAAgaggtacatgggggtgtggaggctgTGCTCCCTCCAGATGGTGCCCATGATGAGCAGGTTCCCCAGCAGTGTGAACAGGTACATCAGCAGGTAAAGCAGGAAGAAGGTGGGTAGGAGCTGCTGAGGGAAGTTGGAGAAGCCAATGAGGATGAATTCAGACACTGTGCTGTCGTTCTGACCAGACGAGGATGCTGCATCTGGGGAGATCAGAAACAAGATGAAGGCCCAGTGTTAAAACAGAGGCTCTTCCATAGATTAACGACCAACTGAAGACCTCTATACTAAATAACTTCctgagcttccctgatgactcaggtggtaaagaatctagctgTAACTAGATTCTGCAACTGGAAgacccagtttccatccctgattggggagatcccctgcagaagggaacagcaacccactccagtactcttgaatggagagctccatggacaggggagcctggcagtctacagcccatggggtcacaaagcgtcaaacaggactgagccactaacattttcacttcatatttataactattttttaaacttgTCTGGGTCTCAGAATCTTCATCAGTAAGATGGAGTAAATCATAGTAATCCCTGTCATTCATCTTTATGATAACAATAAAGCAAGACACAGATATAGCAGACACAGACAATCAAGGTCAAATTCTCTTCAATACTGTGCCTATGCTAGAACATATATATTTGGATATTGaggttctaaaatttttttgagagTCTTTGTCCTTTTATTGAGTAGccctcttatatttattttaattctgtttgACTGGTACTCACTTCAGCTATCTTGTTTTGAATTATATATTAGTTTCCTAAAGAAGCATAAGCAAAGGTTTGAAAATAAAGGAAtaggctgcaactaaagatcccacatggcacaaccatcccacatggtgcagtcaaaaaaagaaataagcactttcaaaaagaaaataaaatgatggacAAATGTATCCCAGCCAAATAAGCACCAAAGGAAAGCTGAAGAAGTAATCCTGAAAGcagaaaaaatgagaatttaagGAAAGACTGATTATAACATCTGTTACCCTGTTCCATTAAAAGGAACCAAGTTACCTAGAGAAATGATCTGTGCATGAATGGCAAGCCTAGGACACTGCTGCCACAGTGAAGTGGAACTTCCACCGAGCAATGTATTTATGTTAAATGATGCCAGAACAGTATGGATGGTCCTCAAAAATCTataaacagaactaccatatgatctggcaatTCCAATCCTGGGTGTGTaactggagaaaatgaaaacactagttCAAAAAGTACATTCACCCCAATGAtcacaacagcactatttacaagataTGGGAGCAACTTaattgcccatcagcagaagaacagataaagaagatgtggtttataAATACAATGGATTATAATTCAGccagtaaaataatgaaatttgtcATTTGCAGAAACCATGaacagacctagagaatattattctTAGTGAAATATATCAGATGGAGAGAGACAAACACTgtaagatatcacttatatggggaatcgaaaaaacaatacaaatagactcacagataaagaaaacaagcaagtggttaccaaaagggaaagggaaggggagaggaagaaaattaagggactgggattaacatataaaaACTACTATACAATACAGATACAAGTTGCTATATACAAAGACATACTGTATAATACAGGGAATTATAGTTATTATGTTGTAATAACTTTGAAACTttgaatggaatataatctgtaaaaacaCTGAATTACTAAACTGTACACCTGAATCTAATAAAATGTTGTAAATTAACAAAACcccaataagaaataaaataaattacaaacacatgcacacaccaaaggaaaaagaagaatattttatgAAGAGTAGAAGAAAATTTTAGAGACCTGAATATCATTTAACATATAACAATATACACTAGAGTGTTAGTAATAAATAGATGATGTCAGTGAAATAGATATAATATACAAAGAGATAAATCAACTTTGGATAGTTGGATAAAATTATTGAAGCTGGAAATTTTAAGAGTTCAGAAATGCAATTTGGGAATTATAATGCAATTAATACATACAGACATAGGCTCCTGAATATACTTATGCCTCTCACCAGagattaaaaattttctttcaagaACATAGAGGACTTAAATGAAATTTGTTTGAAGGTCAAGAGAAACCTCCATCCACTTCAaagtataaatattatatagaTTACAATGCATTATATTTGGAAATCGATGGAGAAGAAATAGCTTTTGAAATTCCATAAGTTAGAAAGCTCAATACAGTATTAAATATGCTTTTGTTTCAGTAGTAAAtcatgaaataaagaaatatt is a window of Muntiacus reevesi chromosome 1, mMunRee1.1, whole genome shotgun sequence DNA encoding:
- the LOC136154683 gene encoding olfactory receptor 10H3-like — protein: MTFRSMLKTSRDNAASSSGQNDSTVSEFILIGFSNFPQQLLPTFFLLYLLMYLFTLLGNLLIMGTIWREHSLHTPMYLFLCALSISEILFTVAVTPRMLVDMLSTHRSITFVACASQMFFSFTFGFTHSFLLMIMGYDRYVAICHPLRYNMLMSPHDCARLVSCCWAGGSVMGMMLTLIVFQLTFCGSNVIHHFLCHVFSLLKLACGKETATVSMAVILLCVTALMGCLFLIFLSYIFIVAAILRIPSTEGRHKTFSTCVSHLTIVVVHYGFASIIYLKPKGPHSMDSNTLMATTYTVFTPFLSPIIFSLRNKELKNAIQRSSRRTFCPLSS